The genomic region CAAATTAACGGGAAAGATTGACCAGTTGCGACACATATGGGAAATAACTTGGAAGGACTGTTCCTCAACCAGCCCTCTACGTTTCATGAGCAGAGAGTCAGCAGTTTTGGCAAATCCTTACTCCATCATGCactagtggaaaaaaacccaaaccaaaacaaaaaaacaaaacccaaacaaaatcaCCTCAACAAACCAGCAGCCTATGCAAGCAGGGACTGACATGTTGAAAAAGGACTTCCCTACTTCACAGAACAATCACTGGTGTTTCCTGAAATTTCCAAAGTAAGGCTAAAAATAGCCTGaccctttaaaaagcaaagcaaaccaagTCTGAGTGCCACAGCTGCTGTGAGACCAGCAGCATGGGAGCTGCttgtctcttccctcctctcccagggCCCAATAAAGTTGTCAACCCAGTGTGCGCAAAACCAGGAGCTTGCTCAGGCATGAGCAAGAAGTCCATTGCaaagtttgtttttcagcaCTAGCATGCTTCTATAACAAAATCTCTTCTAGAGGAGcttaaattgcatttattttatgacATCTCTGGAGATGTAAGTCTGGTCTGCTGTGCCACAGTACAGCCTTGTAGCCTTGCTCTTGGGGTCTTACAGGTACCTGGTAGAAATAAGAGTTCTTCTGCCTCCTCTTACTCAATCCTGAAGGAAAGTACTCCTGGCCTGGAAGGGAGTACTCCTTTCtcctctatcttttttttttttttttttttcatctaaataTCCAAGTTCACCTGCTTTTGGCTCCTCAGCTAGCTTGAGATGACTGACTGAAGCCTACAGATTCCAGAAGTCATGGGTgataggtttttttccccccactgtTGTCTCACTGGTTATTGTCCTAAACCTAGCACTTGGAATACAAAGCAAGAAATTAATGAAGAGCACAAATCGATACACAGTGCCTTGTAAATGCTTTTTCCACGCAGATGACACCACTTTAATTTACATTAGGGTGCCTACAAATATGGTCTTTTCTATACGGGGCAATGCCTTAATACATTCAACAGTGCTAGAGGTGGAACTTCAACCAAAGGCTTTCTagggaaagcagaaagggaCTGGGAAGCCACAGCAAATTGTGTTATTAGAACCCATTTTACCTAAGCATGCCCTTGCTACATGTCATTAGCCTGCGAAGGGCATCAACTGCTAATACAAAGTTTTGCAGtttgttacagaaaaatacGACTAACCTGACAAACAGGGAGAAGTTTACACAACAtccttttgctttgaaaggAATTGAAAAGGAGCAAATAGATTTTCTccacaaaaggagaaaaaatggtTCAAAATTGCTGGTTGAAGATGTTTAAGgtttctccccctcctctcaaATACTGGTTTGCAAACCAACACTATTCTACTTGCCACTTGAGGTGAAACTGGGATAGTAAAGGCAGTTTAAATTAGCTAAAGGCCACATACTCTTCCAAAATATAGCATTTTGGTATCTTAATACCTGCCTTCGGTAGCCTGATGCTGGTGAGACCTGGATACAGAAAATAGTGATGAGCCTCCAACAGTCAAAATGTCATTTCAGAAGGGCTGTGCTTAAAGCCAGGCTGCCACTACATCTATCTGCCGCTGCAACCCTGGCATCTATCTTCTATCTAGAAAGCACAAGTGTCCTGCTAGTCGCGCTATAGAGCCAGACCCCACAAGAAACATTAAAGGCTTCAGACCCCACCCCAATTAATATTTACATAATTTCTCTGCACTTAGCATTTTGGTTTGTTAAAGCAGAAGTAGTTAGGCTTGATCAAGTAACATCATTTGGCACAAAGGTTAGTCCTAAAACCAGTATTGTTTTGGCAGACAAGGCTCTAGAGGAAGCAGTATTGCTAGCAGCCTGATCAAACACAAAGCACTGTCCCAAAACAGTAGTACTTACTGTGCCAGCGTGCCTTAAGTAGCTTTTCTTGGCCCTACAATGTTAAATGGCCAAGCATTAAACCACTAAAGACttaaaaacagcttttgaaaCTTACTGCATTATCAGTGTAATTGATTTCCCCAGTTTCTGTACTTTACCTCAGCTCCCAGTTCTGCCACCCAAAATAACCCCCACAAAAGTCTAGACCCTCTGACAAAGCAACTGCACAGAATTGTGAAGAAACTTACACACCACTTAAGGATCATCACACCTCTAGCTTTCCAACACATTAAAGAAGCTTAAATGTATAGCATAACATAGCACAAGATTCTTCTCCAGAAGAATTTATACCAATATCCCTAGTTCACAAGTCACTGAGAAGTCAATCTTACAGCCCATTATAAATGGTATTTTAGATAAACTGATCTACTATCTAAGGTACGTAGATCAGGTAAACTGATCGACATAGTAAGGTATGCCTCAGAGCTGACAGTTCCATTGCATATTCAGATCCTCATTTTAAAAGGTGCTGTGCGCTCATAGCTTCCCCCCAGCTTAGGCAGACTCCTGATGCTTCCATCAAACTGCCCTCCTCAAATATTTACACAAATTCCCTGTTCTCCAAGATTAATGGTATCAGCACTGTGCTTCAGTAAAGTACAGCAGTGTGTTCTCAGTGTCACTCATTTCTTTGAGCTAAGAATTTTAAACACAGCAAGGAGATGATCAGAAAAGTCAGTGATCATCTACCTACAGCAACTCTACCAttacacattttttcctgtgtaacAAAGCTCACTATActatgattattatttttttcccaattttttttaaatttaggcACCATATGGGATGATAAGTCAGCCTTTGTTATTAACCAGGATTCAAAAAATATCCAATTATTTCCAGATCAATCGACTCATGGGCAAGCGTGGAGTCATGGTGGCAAAAACACTCTACCTGTAAAAATCTGTGTATACTTGATTACATATGTGGTCCCTGAATgtgcccagagaagggcaacaaaactagtgaaagggctggaaggaatgtCTTATGAGGAGGGGCTAAGGACTCCAGGTCTGTccagtttggagaaaagaaggctgaggggcaaccacctcattgctctcttcagcttcctgaggaggggaagCAGAGAGGGAGATGCTGATCTCTTGTCCCTGGTATCCAGTGATAGGACACATGAGAACacaaagctgtgccaggggaggttcagactggacattagaaaCATTTCATTACcaagagggtggtcaaacactggaacggGTTTCCTAGTGAGGTGGTCTCCATCCCAAGGCCTGTCAGCGTTTGAAAAGTCAAATGTTTGGTCAACCCTGTATAGGTCAGGCAGTTGGAAGGGACGTACagtgatcatctagtccaactgaaATAACTTTTCACATAGCGCTACATGAGTATTGGTGCATACACTGGGCAGTGACCACCCAAGAAGCAGCGCACAACAAACACCTACAATAATTCCATGTGGCTGGATCTTTACTACACTTTCCCTGCTGAAATAATCAAACAGCACATCTTCTTATCTCGCGAGAAGTttgcactgcatttttttcccttggggTGGAAAAATCCCATGCAATGTTTCAGTTCACTTTTGTTCTACAAGCCACTTGTGGAAAGACTTAATTCTGTCCTAGTCCAGCACTAGgttgaagaacaaaaaaataccaaaatagaCTTTGGCATCAGGATagttacaggaaaatatttttcatctcaCAAGGTGACTAGCAGTTATGATAAATACACATAGAGGGCAAAGTGCTTTCAAATCTACGTTATCAGCTATACAGTTAACTGCCACTGGTTTCAACAGGACTGGGGTATATGCTGTGAGGGAACAATTAGGCTCCATAAATATTCATTGTAGTGTCAAAATAGCCATACCCAACTACTTCCTGACACTGTCATCTTGTATAACATTTTTCtaagcaggcaggcagcccTGACCACCCTACCCACCTTGTGTAGTATTCATGCCTTATTCACTTGCTCTGAAATAAGCTGGAAAATTCAGTATTAAGTGTCTACGCTGATCAAGTCGAAACCAGATATTTTCAGCAACAGAGCTCCTTGAGAAGAGAAGTCAGACGTACCTGGGACTACCTGGGCTGCAAAACTCCTCATCTCCACATCCAGTCTCATTAAGGCTGTGACAGGTATTATGGACAGCATACACAGACATGCTGGGATGCTCTATTAGGAGGTTCTCCATTGGACTGGTTTCCACTTTGATAGTCGTTAATCCACCTGCAGTAAAACACGGGGGTGGGGTGATAAACCAGCTCTCCTCCATGGGACACGACTCAAACTGGATGAAGCAAGACTCGCTGGTCTCTGGCAAGTGTTCCAAGGGAGATGGTAAACAAGAGAAGACAGGCGAGCTGTCTCCAGCCGATTCTTCAGCGATGTCTGCTTCCTCCACAGAGCAATTAGTGCAAGTGTCTGCTGTAGGTGGCCATTAGTTGAGAGGAGCCCATGTACATTGTTGATGGCAGGAGGTTGAAAACAATGAGGTCACATGCAGCCAGAAAtgggatattaaaaaaaaaaagaaaaagaaacaaatacctATCAGCATGTATGCAAATTTCTGGTATTTCAAAAgcaaggggaggggaaaagggaattCTGTGACAAGCCATGCTAGACACGTAAAACAACTGTTATCAGTAAAGCAACACAATTGCACAATGAGTCAAACGTATTCTATCTGAACAAGTGGTTCTGCTGAAGCCTGTGCCAGGCTTAAACCTGACATCATTTTTCTCAAGTTTACATAACATGTTTTggtacatttttttcaaagacacCCTATACTCTAATCCACATTGATTTTACTTTGTTAAAGTTTCTCCCAAGCTACTAGTTTCTATGCCAAAGTTAAGTTTGACAGATGTCTTACCTATAAAGTCAACCAGAATCCACTCGTCGTCTTCTTTCTCGCTGAACTCTGGCTCTTGGCTGGACAAGCTATTAATCTCTCCCATGAGCATGTTATTTAACCTCTGGAACATTACTAAGGCAGGAACAAGACTTTGGCTGGTAGGTCTTTATGTTCAAGGTTCAAGGCACAGCTCACACTGTACTAGTAGAGTGGCATAGACTTGAGATTAAAGTGCATAGGTGCTTTATCAGCTTAGGTACGGGACATGCAGAGGCATGACTTGTAAACAGCTTATGTGAAACCTGCAAAAAATTATCACAGGGGTCTTAGTGATAAAACAATAGGTAACATCCCTAAGCAAGAAGTTACAAACCCTCTCATTAGTGCAGTCTGAGGCATCAGTGAACACTCTTCCCCTAAGAGGAGAGGCAGCTTCACTGGCATTCACCATTCCTCTCAGCTAGATACACACAGAAGCAGCACCTTCCTCTAGACCCTCCTCTGCTCGCAAAGGCATTCAGGTGTCACTCCCCACCATCCGCTATGCAAAGGGAGGGCTTTTGTACAGGAGTCTTGTGCCTACGCTCACCGAggtgctcccccagctccctgtcTGTCTTCCTTCTCCTAGTCAGAGAGATACGTGAAGGGCAAGTGCGCATTTTCTGCTTCAGACACCACATCTTGTCTGTTGACATAGCCTCACTTCTCCTAGACTCCCAGGGGTGCTCAAGGCAGTGTTTCTCTCTCCCATCACATACAGTTCATGTCCAATGCTGATGAGTTAATACGGTAGGAAGATATGTCCCTTCTCAGGTTAAAAGTGCACTACATAGTTACTGGTGGGATCACTTTCATTAAAAGTGCCCAGCTAGTCAGGTATAGCAAGTAACAAGGAAAAGTAACTTGTATACTTACgtaaaacaaatgtttatttcttaCTACACTTCCCTAAACATAATTAGTGTAATTAGTTACCATATGCCCAAACTGTACATTTAGCagttaagattaaaaaaatcctgttacTACCAAGAAGGTGAATGTTCTGTCACCCCAGATCAGCATGCTTACACCCTTTGGGTATCTAGGTACGAGCTAACAAACAGAAGCAACTGAAGTAGCTGAATAAGTAGACtacatataaaaaatattcacCTGTTCAACTACAAGTTAATTTCACCATAGTCAGATTTGAATTATCACAGCATGTCAGAATTATCACAGATTAAATACCTGT from Phaenicophaeus curvirostris isolate KB17595 chromosome 3, BPBGC_Pcur_1.0, whole genome shotgun sequence harbors:
- the TP53INP1 gene encoding tumor protein p53-inducible nuclear protein 1 isoform X3, with translation MFQRLNNMLMGEINSLSSQEPEFSEKEDDEWILVDFIADTCTNCSVEEADIAEESAGDSSPVFSCLPSPLEHLPETSESCFIQFESCPMEESWFITPPPCFTAGGLTTIKVETSPMENLLIEHPSMSVYAVHNTCHSLNETGCGDEEFCSPGSPRAKKSYLRHAGTTGGPK
- the TP53INP1 gene encoding tumor protein p53-inducible nuclear protein 1 isoform X2, translated to MFQRLNNMLMGEINSLSSQEPEFSEKEDDEWILVDFIDTCTNCSVEEADIAEESAGDSSPVFSCLPSPLEHLPETSESCFIQFESCPMEESWFITPPPCFTAGGLTTIKVETSPMENLLIEHPSMSVYAVHNTCHSLNETGCGDEEFCSPGSPRLEAQNEMGQRVHCYVTALATRLAFLEKNKSFRPTHWIKEHNERHYLNRNSLRRQNLTRDCHSRQIKHNGLFVHQPCQRQFNY
- the TP53INP1 gene encoding tumor protein p53-inducible nuclear protein 1 isoform X1; amino-acid sequence: MFQRLNNMLMGEINSLSSQEPEFSEKEDDEWILVDFIADTCTNCSVEEADIAEESAGDSSPVFSCLPSPLEHLPETSESCFIQFESCPMEESWFITPPPCFTAGGLTTIKVETSPMENLLIEHPSMSVYAVHNTCHSLNETGCGDEEFCSPGSPRLEAQNEMGQRVHCYVTALATRLAFLEKNKSFRPTHWIKEHNERHYLNRNSLRRQNLTRDCHSRQIKHNGLFVHQPCQRQFNY